The following are encoded in a window of Candidatus Fluviicola riflensis genomic DNA:
- the fabD gene encoding [acyl-carrier-protein] S-malonyltransferase → MKAYVFPGQGAQFPGMGKDLYESSDIAKTLFQQANDILGFNIQQIMFEGTEEELKQTKVTQPAIFLHSTILAACLGDSFQPDMVAGHSLGEISALVANKTLSFEDGLRLVSKRALAMQEACEREPSTMAAILGLEDNIVEEICASISGVVVPANYNCPGQLVISGSVAAVEEACAKLTEAGAKRALILPVGGAFHSPLMEPAREELAAAIKATTFHTPICPVYQNVTANGVTDPVAIQENLVAQLTAPVRWTQTMNQMIADGCTEVIEVGPGKVLQGLFKKVDRAFPTSSAEL, encoded by the coding sequence ATGAAAGCATACGTATTTCCCGGTCAGGGAGCTCAATTTCCTGGAATGGGAAAGGATTTGTACGAATCATCCGATATTGCAAAAACACTGTTTCAGCAGGCAAACGATATTTTAGGATTTAACATCCAACAAATCATGTTTGAAGGAACCGAAGAAGAACTGAAACAAACCAAAGTTACCCAACCGGCCATTTTTCTGCATTCGACCATTCTTGCTGCTTGCCTGGGCGACAGCTTTCAACCCGATATGGTTGCAGGACATTCTTTAGGTGAAATCTCGGCATTGGTTGCCAACAAAACATTATCGTTTGAAGATGGCTTGCGCCTTGTTTCAAAACGCGCTTTGGCGATGCAGGAAGCGTGCGAGCGCGAGCCGTCAACTATGGCAGCTATTTTAGGATTGGAAGACAACATTGTGGAAGAAATTTGCGCAAGCATCAGCGGTGTTGTTGTTCCTGCCAATTACAACTGTCCGGGGCAATTGGTGATTTCAGGAAGTGTTGCAGCCGTTGAAGAAGCCTGCGCGAAACTAACCGAAGCTGGCGCCAAACGCGCGTTAATCTTACCGGTTGGAGGCGCTTTCCATTCCCCGTTAATGGAACCTGCCCGCGAAGAATTAGCTGCAGCGATTAAAGCAACAACATTCCACACACCTATTTGTCCGGTTTACCAAAACGTAACGGCAAATGGCGTAACCGATCCTGTTGCGATCCAGGAGAATTTGGTGGCCCAATTAACAGCACCGGTGCGCTGGACACAAACCATGAACCAAATGATCGCCGATGGTTGTACCGAGGTAATTGAGGTTGGTCCGGGAAAAGTATTACAAGGATTGTTTAAAAAGGTAGATCGCGCATTCCCGACATCCAGCGCAGAATTGTAA
- a CDS encoding pyruvate dehydrogenase complex E1 component subunit beta — translation MKTVQFREALREAMTEEMRRDESVFLMGEEVAEYNGAYKVSQGMLDEFGPKRVIDTPIAELGFAGIAVGASMNGLRPIVEFMTWNFAILAADQIINSAAKMMQMSGGQYGCPIVFRGGNGTAGQLGATHSQSFEAFYAHFPGLKVITPSNPYDAKGLLKAAIRDNDPVVFFESEKMYGDKGEIPEGEYIIPIGVADVKRKGTDVTVVSFGKVIKVAYEAAELLEKEGISVEVIDLRTVRPIDYNTVVESVKKTNRCVILEESFPLASISSEMAYHLQRYAFDYLDAPVMRVTQTDTPFAFSPTLIEAALPNLDKLIKAIKTTLSRN, via the coding sequence ATGAAAACAGTTCAATTTAGAGAGGCACTTAGAGAAGCCATGACCGAGGAAATGCGTCGCGATGAAAGCGTGTTTTTAATGGGCGAAGAAGTTGCCGAATACAACGGTGCGTATAAGGTTTCTCAGGGAATGCTGGATGAATTCGGCCCGAAACGTGTGATCGACACACCGATTGCCGAGTTGGGATTTGCCGGAATTGCCGTAGGCGCTTCGATGAACGGTTTACGCCCGATTGTGGAATTCATGACCTGGAATTTTGCGATTCTTGCTGCCGATCAGATCATCAATTCTGCAGCTAAGATGATGCAAATGTCCGGTGGCCAGTACGGTTGTCCGATTGTTTTTCGAGGTGGAAATGGTACTGCCGGACAATTAGGAGCTACGCATTCTCAAAGTTTCGAAGCGTTTTATGCCCATTTCCCGGGATTGAAAGTAATTACACCTTCGAATCCATACGATGCCAAAGGTTTGCTCAAAGCGGCGATTCGCGATAACGATCCGGTAGTATTTTTCGAATCGGAAAAAATGTACGGTGATAAAGGTGAGATTCCTGAAGGCGAATACATTATTCCGATCGGTGTGGCCGATGTGAAACGAAAAGGAACCGATGTAACGGTTGTTTCTTTCGGGAAAGTGATCAAAGTAGCTTACGAAGCTGCTGAATTGTTGGAAAAAGAAGGAATCTCTGTCGAGGTGATTGATTTGCGTACCGTTCGTCCGATCGATTACAACACGGTAGTAGAATCGGTAAAGAAAACCAATCGTTGTGTGATTTTGGAAGAATCATTCCCGTTGGCGTCTATTTCATCTGAGATGGCCTACCACCTGCAGCGATATGCGTTTGATTACCTGGATGCACCGGTAATGCGCGTTACCCAAACAGATACACCTTTTGCGTTTTCACCAACATTGATTGAGGCGGCTTTGCCGAATCTGGATAAATTGATCAAGGCGATTAAAACGACATTGTCGAGAAATTGA
- a CDS encoding electron transfer flavoprotein subunit alpha gives MKILVCISKSPDTTSKIAFTDGNKQFDENGVQYIVNPYDEWYALVRGLELKETLGGNLTIVTVGTVADEAVIRKALAIGADDAVRIDADAKDAYFTAMQIAEYAKAHSFDLILTGKETINYNGSQVGGMIAEALDLPFVSLATKLDVTGTTARMEREIVGGLQIVEANLPLVVSCAKGMAEQRIPNMRGIMAARTKPLQVVPASAVEDLTTYVEYGLPAAKSAVKMIDPNNMDELVELLHNEAKVI, from the coding sequence ATGAAAATTCTTGTTTGTATAAGCAAATCTCCTGATACAACATCTAAAATAGCCTTTACCGATGGTAACAAGCAGTTTGATGAAAACGGAGTGCAATATATTGTCAATCCTTACGACGAGTGGTATGCCCTGGTCCGCGGATTGGAATTAAAAGAAACGCTGGGTGGAAACCTGACAATCGTTACGGTTGGTACTGTTGCCGACGAGGCTGTGATCCGTAAAGCTTTGGCTATCGGAGCTGATGATGCAGTGCGTATCGACGCCGATGCGAAAGATGCTTATTTCACTGCGATGCAGATTGCCGAATACGCAAAAGCACACTCGTTTGATTTGATCCTTACGGGTAAAGAAACCATTAACTATAACGGTTCACAAGTTGGCGGAATGATCGCTGAAGCATTGGATTTGCCGTTTGTTTCATTGGCAACCAAATTGGATGTCACCGGTACTACGGCCCGTATGGAGCGTGAAATCGTTGGTGGTTTGCAAATCGTAGAAGCCAACCTTCCGTTGGTGGTATCGTGTGCAAAAGGAATGGCAGAACAACGCATTCCGAACATGCGCGGGATCATGGCTGCCCGTACAAAACCGCTTCAGGTGGTTCCGGCTTCAGCTGTAGAAGATCTTACAACTTATGTTGAATACGGTTTGCCTGCTGCGAAATCGGCGGTAAAAATGATTGATCCTAACAACATGGATGAGTTGGTTGAATTGTTACACAACGAGGCGAAAGTCATCTAA
- a CDS encoding electron transfer flavoprotein subunit alpha, whose protein sequence is MNILVYINTAGNLAKSALEAVTYASKIGGSVSVVATGTTDDATLATLGEYGAQKVMVDRSASADDAQQITRLVAKAAEAVSADVIVFSHDLVAKAVAPRLSVRLKAGYISGAVAVPDVSNGFSCKVNVFSGKAYAQVAVNTSKKIISLLPNSIQPEKAGAACAVEAFDGAVGTAAIKVVDTKKPEGEIPLPEAEIVVSAGRGLKGPENWGMVEDLAEALGAATACSRPVADIGWRPHHEHVGQTGVAIRPNLYIAAGISGAIQHLAGVNGSKVIVVINTDAEAPFFKAADYGVVGDVFEVLPKLTAAVKKFRAAQ, encoded by the coding sequence ATGAATATTTTAGTATATATCAATACTGCCGGTAATCTGGCAAAAAGTGCACTGGAAGCGGTAACGTATGCTTCTAAAATCGGCGGTTCCGTTTCGGTAGTTGCTACAGGAACCACAGATGATGCTACATTGGCAACATTGGGCGAATACGGTGCTCAGAAAGTAATGGTTGACCGTTCCGCTTCGGCTGACGATGCACAGCAAATCACCCGTTTGGTTGCCAAAGCAGCAGAAGCAGTGAGTGCAGACGTGATTGTTTTCTCACACGATTTGGTAGCGAAAGCAGTAGCTCCTCGTTTATCTGTTCGTTTGAAAGCAGGTTACATTTCAGGTGCAGTTGCTGTGCCGGATGTAAGCAACGGTTTTTCGTGTAAGGTGAATGTATTTTCCGGAAAAGCGTACGCACAGGTTGCTGTAAATACTTCGAAAAAAATCATTTCGTTGTTGCCAAACTCCATTCAACCGGAAAAAGCAGGAGCTGCGTGTGCAGTAGAAGCATTTGACGGGGCAGTGGGTACAGCTGCGATTAAAGTAGTAGACACGAAAAAACCGGAAGGCGAAATCCCATTGCCGGAAGCAGAGATCGTTGTTTCTGCAGGGCGCGGATTGAAAGGTCCTGAGAACTGGGGAATGGTAGAAGACCTTGCAGAAGCATTGGGCGCTGCAACAGCTTGTTCACGTCCGGTAGCTGATATCGGCTGGAGACCTCATCACGAGCACGTAGGACAAACCGGTGTTGCCATTCGTCCGAACCTGTACATTGCTGCGGGAATTTCAGGAGCGATACAGCACCTTGCCGGAGTAAACGGTTCCAAAGTAATCGTGGTGATCAATACCGATGCCGAAGCTCCTTTCTTCAAGGCAGCCGATTATGGTGTGGTAGGTGATGTTTTTGAAGTATTGCCGAAGTTAACGGCTGCTGTGAAAAAATTCCGCGCCGCTCAGTAA